ATCAACTACTACatttaatcatttttttttaagtGGTGCTTCTTCTTTTACTTTTCCAAAAACTGCACCTTTCCTctatttcattggttccactcaaaaaccaaaccactaccctacactttaacttttgcataTTGCCATTCAAGTGCTCATGGGAGGTAAAAGGGGTTCAAACAaatggctattcaaacaattggATAAGGTTCgcagtgtggttgccaaagaaatatgcTTATAGGCTCAACGAGGTTAACTACGATGTATTACATTTAGGTGGGTCTACTTTATATATCTGCCTTAACAAAAAAAtgtctatatcacttctaagactgaatgaagctactatttcgctttgcagacacacatggcaagttctaggcatcaaatgtaaaGCATAGAATACAGtacaactcacacacacatggcacatgactcactctaGATTGGTTTATCAAAACACTctcttttgagtgttcaagtcAGTTTCAAACATACAAATTTAAGGCACTTTAGCAAGAGTCAACCACTGAGACTAAACGTTACACTCTAgtgtctattgtgttcaggtgtatTAACGCCAAGGGTTTCTCTTTCTATTTCAGCTCGTAGCCCATCAATACtaactaaaaactaaaaacaaaaaaaaacaaaaaaaaaatacttacacccggttcaagctaaaccattggaaaagaaccgtggcccaaagaaaaaccaagggggagttgtATCCGGCACTCATTTTTTTACATGGTCCTCTTTACATACACTTTTAAGAGAGGATATCAATTTCATTAACAAGAGTCCTTGTAGTGATAATACAACAtctaaaatgaagaaaaggaactTACACTAGTAATATCATCTATAAGAAAGTATTAATTAAGTGAGATACACTTCATTACATGTTTGTACGTCATACattcaatatatttttaaaaaaagctcATTTGTCTAATTAATCTTTATTGTTCATTATCATTTATAGTCTGTTCGGacaagcttctttttggccaaaagtgatTTTTTTGATGTTATTGCCAAAAGtattattttttcaaagttgaggtgtttggccaagcttttagaaggaaaaaagtacttttgagtagAAGAAGTTTtaagaagcagaaaaaaaaattacttcttcccaaaaatattttgagaaaagtacacttaaaagtacttttaaaagcCCGAATACTAATTgttgctcaaaagtattttttaaattaattagtcaaacacaaaatgtttctcaccaaaagtacttttttacactcacttttgagaaaaatattttcaaaataaactgatttcaGAAGCTTGGTCAAATTGGCTATTAGACGGTATCTGATCATCGTGATCTAGACAAACAAGTCATGATATGACGTTCCACGATATTGATCATTCAAATAAACTTATAATTATTTGCTCAAAGCTTAGTTTAATAATTTAGTCATTTTATAATTTTGTTTACATAACTAGGAATACACGTGCAGTACACATGCTGAgaaactagtactatattaaaagcacgaaggcccttagcgaattattgttcgccttttttgctctttaaaatttaatttcacattaggcaaaatagtcatttaattattctaaTATTTATtaagactttaaaatcaactaaattttttGCATATTAAATAATTACCTTATTTGAACTACTAGGTAAGAAATTCTAAtattaaaaaatcaaatattaattAAAGATTTACCTTATAGAGctataagataaacatagtaattAAGTAATATATAAAACGTAACATAGAAACTTCAGATAGCTTATATATACTTTCTTTATGGCGTTGAATCAAACGGTAAATAAGGAATAGAAAGAATCAAATCAAATTTGACATTAGTCTTGTTTATTATAGGTCCTctgtaatttttcttttattttttggactatcatTACCATGAATCCATGACAAAGATAAGTTGATCAAATATTTTATGTAAAAAACTTTCCGTGGATTAAGTACGTAATAAATAATAGGAACTGATATTGCGtatatctatttatatttatatctatatctatctatttatctatattattacAATGTGCTATTCTTTTCCTCCTAAAAGGGTACATGATGAGAAAGGGTGAAGTGTATGTTCCTATATGTGTTAGTGGCTGTAATGGTCTATTGCAAGGAATGAGACTTAAATCCTACATCGGTACTATAAAGTGTTGATGCGAGGTTTATATAGCCTTGGGCTCTCCCACCTCAATAGTTGTTTTTGGGGTGTGGTTCTCCCTAGGTTGTATCAATATTATCAGAGCCACCCACCACCCTCTGTGCCCACTATGCCTTGATGCCGACACCGGTATTGCAGTGTTCGCCCGGGGCTAGAAATGTCTAGCGCACAACCGTCAAGGACGATGGATGCAGAGCGTGGTGATTCGTTATGGTCTATTGTAAGGATGTGGGGTTTATATAGCCTTGGGCTCTCCCACCTCAATAGCTAGCTTCTGGGGTGTGGTTCTCCGTCGCCCTAGGCTTaccattatttcatttcattctATTGATTGGTTCTAGCTCCAAAGAACATATACATGGAGCTATGTCGACTTACGTAGCTGCGGATAAAACCTCGGTTTGCCCTCAACTATATACGTTGATAGGGGATAACTTCTTTGCTAGCTACCAACTAAAGGTGATACTATCTACAACTCCTGAAAGTTGTATCAGTTGCCTCCAACTAAGGAGACCGAAGGAAAAAGCTAGAAGGCCAAAATATTTTCAGGAGGCCAAATTTTTTGTTTTCCATGAACTTCTGCGGAAGGCAAAGCTTAATTTCAATATGCCAACAATTGAAGTATGAAGCCACGAGCATGACAAAAACTTAACAAAGATGAGAAGAGTGAGTTTGCTATTCTTTTTATAATAACTGGAAATTGCAGTACTGGAGAAAACCGAAGATTTGAGATAGTCATTGGAGCTTGTCTATAGACTATAGTACATGACGGCTATTGAGGGTCATAGTCAATCTAATTGCATCATTTGGAAGAGAATTCTCCATTGATTGGAATGGAGTTGACAACAATCATAACAAAACTTGAAGCGCCACGAGTCTTGTTCGAAACGACTATACTGAACATGTAAGAAAATCTGTTCTACAAATGGTAAATTCAACAGCATTAGACTGTTTGGGGCCTGACCTTTTCCACCATTACTATTAATGGTTGGCCTAATTCTATGAACCAAATATGCGTGTCTTAAAAATAAACGCGCAATGAATAAAGCCTATATCAACATCTGCATTCTCAGCCTTTCTTCACAGCGAGCTAGCAGAAACATGAATAGGTGAAGTGGTTCTTTTTTGTGACATAATGAGATATGTAATCTGTTAAAGCAGCAGAAGAGCCAGGAATATCAGCTGGAACAAGTATCTGTGTCTTTCCAGAAGCGATTCTCTTACCAGCCACATTGGCATAAAAGAGGCCTGAGATGGCTGGTACGAAAACATCACTCTCAGAACACATGTAAAAGTCGATTACTTTCTCCAGTTCAGTAGACTCCGAGTCAAGAAACTTTGCCTTTTTGTCAATGGGCATTATGCTTTCCTGCAGTTGTGTTTTCGGAGTAAGCAAAACAAATATTAAACgaacacatagaaatacatggaGGCATATAGATTCTTTTACTTCCTAAATGCAAGATCCATATATAGAACGAACACAGTGAAACAGTAAATACAATAGGAAAGAAACCGGACCTTTGTATACGTTTTAGGAAAGAGATCCTTCAATGCATCAAGGCTGCTATCCCACCTTGATTGAGTCAGATATAGAGTCGTATCCTTGTTGAAACCAACTTTGCTCAAGAACACGCCTATCTCCTCTGGACCATAGCAGCTCTTTGATTTAAGAGCACTGTTTCCTTGGCAACTCTTTTTTCCTAATATATCAACCCTCAGATCCACTGCAATGAACTGTCCTTTTGACTTTGTGCTCAAAGTTCTTAAGCGCTCCACCATGGACTCAACTACTTCATTAACTTCTGGTTGAAGCTCTAGAGTTCCACACATCGCCATACATGCAATTGAGTCAATACTGctcttctctttcatttttttcatatttACTGAAGGAAAGTATGTTGTCAGCCTTATGTTCCCCTTAGATGTGAAAACTGGCTCAATGTTTTCAGCAATATAATCTTCAGAAACTCTATTTGGAACCTTCACCACAGCAAGATTTCTTGCTGAGACTTCAGTAGGCTGAGTTGTTGCTACTTTGACAACCCCATCGAGGCTTCTCACAAAGTGTTCAACATCATAGATGTCATCAAAGTTCCTGAATGTCACAAAAACCCTTTATGAATCTTCAAACTTTTGGTGACTATAAAGTGTGGACCTGGATGATACGAAAACTAGAAAACGATGAAATCCACAGTGACCAGTAATACTGAAAGCCCTAGGTTTCGACAGAGCTTTTCAAAGAATACATCAAGTAACCTCTATAACTGTCAAAAGAAATACGCAATAAATTCCTTAGCTAATTCTTATTTGAAACAAGCACTAGAACTCTCAAGACTGACAAGATAGGGGAAACAGCATTGAGTATGTCTGGGACTGACAAGATAGGAGAACACTGACCTCTTATCCCCAGGTTTGCTTCCCCTGATGTCTGGGATTACAAGAGTTGCACGGAGATATCTTGCTACTATCACTGCATCGGCAATCTGCATATGCCAGTTGCCACAGAGAACAGACAATAGAAGAGAAGACAAACATAGAAGCAAGTCAGCAATTCAGTTTAAGCCTTAATTCATCCTGTAAACATCATAAGAATCTGCACTTTGCTGACAGCATAAACAAGGCAAAATAGATGATGTAATATAAGAACGTGCAAGATTAATGTTTGACTCCTCCATGTTAATAGAGCAATCACCATGAAACAAACAATACAGCAATATCAAGTAGCGGCTTAGAGTTCAATTCCTATCCCATCCAACCCCTATCCACTGCACGGTTGGCATAAACAAATGTAATTGAAGACAGAAACTGTAGTCACTGTGATAAACCACATCTCAACCAAGAAGAATAAAcatcaaatatggataaaagatacCCATTAAAGTAACTATGCTGCTTAGCACTCCTACATAGCAGAAACAGCTGTAATTCACATGACCCAATGGAAATATTTGTATGTTCTAAAAGCTGGAGTCTAGGCACCTTATGCGTATGATGAATATGACCATATCAGAAGCAAACAGACCAACTAAAAACCCATGAATAAAGACAAAAAAAGTCTCAAGTGCAAAAgtatacaaaaaaaaagaaagaaaatggatGTTCCATGTGATATTCTCCACTTTAATAGCTAGTTACACCTCATATACTATAGCTTTATAAGGTTTTCGCAAAAACATGAAACCAACATTATCGTGCTGCTTTTACAGTTTCCAACACTTAATTGAGTAGGAGCTAGAATGGTTCCTCCATAACTGGCAAGGCTACTATTAAACATCTCTGCGGATCATCTTAAACATTAGTAAATTCTGTACATCCAATAACATCAAAAGCAAATTTGTAGATACCATCTGCAGCAAACAAATGCTTGTCTATAAGATAGAACCACCTACATACTGCTGTTTAATTTGAAAAACTCAAGATGTAACCCTAGTAAGATACCTGAGAGACATGATATTCAGGACCATTAGTGAGTGAAAAGGTAACAAACCCTTGCGATTGGTCAGCTTCTTCTGTTAGAAAAATCATAGAATAATCAATATAAGAAAAATGCttgaaagaaatcaaagatagtAAAAAAAACAAGGACAGCCGGGTGCACAAAGCATCTCGCGTTCACGGAAGGGCTACACCCAAGGGGTatgatgtagacagcctaccaTAATGCAAACAATTTTACCGTTGCTAcaaggctccccttcaaattAAGGATACTAAAAGATAACCTTAAAAACTCAAAAGGTTATTAAAtcactcacgaacaactggtttAGTCCAACAAGACTTTAACGATTCGCCATCGTGTATCCAAGGGCCATTTCCAAGGCTCTGCTTACTCGTAGTATGTATTGATGTATCAGAATCCACCTTTATTGAGAgcaaaagaattttaaaaaatcagaaatgtttgaaaaataaaatcaaacaacTAACAAAGAATATCACACAATCGAATGTTGACATTATATCATTATGGACCCTGTTTAATCTGTTCACACTTTTTTTGGGCGTAATCTTATAGAATCTTTAAATGCAAATTTAGAGCAATTTAAATCTTTTTAACTAAAGCTAAGCCAAAAAAGACGGGATCTTTAGTAAAAAAACACTATGAATACTTCTTAATAATGACCGTGAAAGTTTGCTGCAACTGCCAAAGCTGGAAACTGGTTACAGTCTGATGTTGATAGAAAATACTAGAAAATGATTTGATATTAAAACAAGTTAATTAcagcaaatgaaaaaaaaaaattgcagtaGTAAAAAAGTGTTAAAGAAATTACAGGAAGAGAATCAAAATGGTCATTCTTGATCATATTGCCAAGCATTACGAACATAGTTACTGTAAGTACACCAGCCACCATTTGTCTCGGATCCACCCCCATCTTTTCACTAGATCCAAATCCTCTTTTACTCTTCCCCTTGAAATTCCaaaagtacaaaaaaaaaaaaaaaaaaaaaaatcaacagcCAAATTTTTCACACTCTGTTTCTGGATTAAAAATGCAAGAACTGAAAAGTACACAGTGTGAGGGGCTGCGATTGCTACTTACAGTGGAATTTGATGAGAATTgcggggtttttttttttttaatgtatatAATGAATTCTTTTACAAGCAAAATATCCGGCGGGATAAAGTCATTAATTTTGGTAATAAAGTACAATTAGCAGCAATTGTAGAATGTAGTACTACTACTAAATATCATAGTAGTGTTGTATTCCCTCCGTTTCATTTAtttgaacctgtttgactggacacggattttaagaaaaataaaatattttgaaatttatgatatttaacaAGTCAAAAGGGGCCTAGAGTATTTGGGTTGCTATAAAAGCTTCTTATCAAgggtagaattataagtttaagctaaattgttttcaaatttataaaagggtcattctttttggaacagacaaaaaaagaaatagtttcacataaattgaaatggatggAGTATTAGTTACTCACTCCGTTCAATGTGAACATGTTTGATTGAGCACGaagtttaaaaaaatatagacttttgaaatttgtgataCTAAATAAGTCAAAAATGGATCCAGAGTATATGTATTATTATAAAAGCTGTTAAATATATAATTGAAAGTTTAAACTAAATTGATTccaaattaagaagaaatcaatttttttagaacggacaaaaaagaaaataggttaggCCAAGTACGAAATTAAGTCAATACAGGGACAGAGTGGCTCTtacacatttttatttttaattttttatgccACCGACACTTCTTTTTAAAAGGATTTAGCGCCTAAACCCAACGCCTTTATCCTCcccaattttcctttttttttttcaaggttctttttctttttatgccTTTTTACAAATTTTTGAGCATATATTATGTAAatggaataaaaaagaaaatcagtaTGGTCATCACGATGTATTGAGGATAatgctgtattttgtcccgggcccgggccttagtgggcctaacgggccgggcctcgcggtcccgggcttcgtggtcccgggctctggcggtcccgggcctggcggtcccgggcttcgtgggcctaatgggtggaaccggcccgtgacgggcctaagcccacatggtcctgtgcttaacgggccgggctcgtgggcttcgcgggcctagcgggcttTTTTTGTTGGACAGGTAATTTTgttaagcttttaaatatttaattataatgGCCGTGATTTTtagtgtttttatttttatttttaagtgtacactttattttatttattaaataataatatttaaatttatataaGTATTGCATCCAGTTGCTTTTGTAATTTAAGTTTGTCTATTACTGTAGTGTCTAAATTTCTACACATTATTATTACTTAAGTTAATACATATGTTTTCTAAATTTAtcatttaaatatataaattatataatttaATGTAAACACCAAGCctgaatatatattttattagaCTAATTTTAGGAACTGCATGATGCGCGTGTACCTatatcaaaaaatataattttttataacaATATTTATTGAACAATGTGTTTAGGTTataaaagaaaatttataaaatatatgcTCTTTAAAATGACAAATATTGACTCTATTTAGTCAATAAAATAATTGATGACCTAGCTAAGCATGAAAATAATCTAGTTAGTTTTAAAAGCTCGGTGATTTATCATGTATCCCCTTCTTTTATTTTAACTTCGTACAAAAATAATATGGATACTATATATTCTAGACATgtcaacaaaaaatattttaaaaaatttgtgACAGATAAATTATGTATCTAAAATATCGATAAGTAAAATTAGATCATGAATTAGTGATAGATTATTAAAAAATTATGGTATTATCTATGAGACGAATTTTGTAGCTAATTCTTATTTTTCCTGAATTCAAATTTTGTAATAAACTTTATTAATTATAATATTAGTTTCTTTTTAGCAGAAAAAACAAAAATCCTTTTCATCTACTTGATGGAAATATGCATTATAGTAATTTAGGTATTGCCTTGAAAACAATGTTTTAATACAGTATTTGTTGAAAAAATGTGTTCTTTTCTTAGTGATTTTTGATAGTATAAAGCCAAAATTTCTTGGAAACACAAAGTAAAAATTCATACTAAacttttaatattaaatattgatttttctaatatttaaaacaTTAAATTCTTAATCGATTGCAAGGTCTTATATATTAGTTATAATATATTCGTAATGTCATtaacaaaatataaagaagaataGAGATTTTATTTTGATCTCCTTGCGACAATCTTCTAAATTATCATCATCTCCTAATCAATACAACCATTAAAAAGTTACATCAAAATtgtcaatatttaattatatataaaataagaagaaaagaaagtaatTAAAAATTGGttagtttaaaaaataaataaaaagaaaaatatagttgttataaatagaattttatttatggtgaatgtctatatttagagagattctaggattcattacttggtggctaagttaccatctccctataaatagagggttctattccattgtaatttatcatatatcaataagaatttcctctctctctctctactttgctctacaatacttttcttcttcttttattgttcatAACATGTTATCAGTACGAGACTCTAACCAAGTGAGTAAAGCTTTGGGATTGGGCATAATGATTGccaattgttccatgaacttccttcaggaataaattctggatttaaggtaagtattttaccttatttttttcttttaaatttttgaattttataatttGATTTTATATACAAGCAAAGACAAGAaagtttgattataactctaatagagtttgaaagaaattataaccacccaaagtgGTTAGATTTCTatgccttgccatgatcaaattcatgtatgattgtggcaAAGAATTGAAAACTCGTCCCATAGAATTTGCCTCATTCTCATttccttaagagaatgtgatagcagtatgtgctaagtctgaaagaaaataaaattattactatgaatatatcaatggatgtggacatggcaatagaaaaaattataatcgtcatcattgtagtaatgagaacaataaggattctcaaaataatccttcactttgtgaaagtaatatttgtcatcgatttgacatgagattttgtaaagcacatatagatgattatggtccattcacgatgtgaatgtgacaacatgtgatttatTAATACATATTCATCCTTGAAAGAATATGAGCGTGCTAGTGgtatataccacactcacctctagaaggaggtttgagagcaaataagaaaataatgtcattattatggcataaaTGATCATTGGTCACGTACttattgtacgccaaaatattttggcaatgtgattattaaaagacaacggtaatgcaagaaacagatcttgcatataattttgaccataaccataatggtataactttctctttaaaagagatattcaccatatcgatattgatgaatatgtggtactacaaaattaattgagaactctGCAAGAcccaattatactattttggagaaacaaaattaattaccaataaggtattgtgttgtcaaaagtctcaaagaaacttattcagtttccaaagcggttggttatattgagactataaataaaggaaagatttgatATCTTCTATTAATATaacttgtagcggggtaatatgtatgtgaaaagttacCCGCTTATTCttcagtttgtactacacaaataaaagaataccaCAATAAACTGAATGTTATTGGTATAaaacccatatcataataaactccaataaacttggagtttattggtaattgcacacgtcatggtgtaaacctgaactttatcaatattgataatttattcagttggcataaCTGGTTTAACCATGTTAATTTacgtatgatgtgcaaaaataaaagagaattcacatgggtaaatattaaagaactagaaagttctttatgattttttttatgttgcttgttctcattaattaatagaccaactaaaattgggattgaatctcaTGAATACtagaaatatcaaaggtgaatatggccCCATTCACCttccatgtataccacataagatgcatctatgagatggttacatgtgcgattattattaacccgcaacctggtgtttgcgaggtaacttgctcaataatttaatttagagcataatttccagattttctattcaagaaagtttatcttgataagttggtttacatcacaactggtttaacaaaatattttattgagtgcctccacctAGTAGTTAAATTATTGCtgatgagaacaaagttatctatattagtttgatataggttatatatgaaagtatattacattctcccctcacaagtggttcagggtcaggaaccaaataattccatcttattattattgacatacggtgtatattttgattaacacccTAACGCACAAAGGTGGGTTTTTAAAGTTaaggaagcaagttagttttcctaacatgagggggagacatgaTACAAtggttgagaaaaagttacgtggaatgaattatcatttgtacatctagatcctcgaataagataatatgaacctTAAGTTCataaaaaagataattcatctgcagtatattgcaaagcatgccagacgcatttatTGACCCAAAGAACGTAACTATATTCTCAGTGCAAATGCTCttattaagtcctagaaggacaaagtctaaggtacgcttaaagcatatagataaatcggtttcaaataaaacttctcgataaagaagatgagcaaatgatcataataaggaggcaagtgatctagaagatcacatgacataacacttcataaaatctcatgagagattcaggtacctgaatatatgaatgaagagatctctatgttatgtctttatgaaaaaatgtTGGAATCGATATAAAATATTCATCGACGACATCTATGATAACACGAAAtatagatgaggatcttaagtctgtCGCCTACAGacac
Above is a window of Nicotiana tabacum cultivar K326 chromosome 8, ASM71507v2, whole genome shotgun sequence DNA encoding:
- the LOC107828082 gene encoding protein MANNAN SYNTHESIS-RELATED 1-like, encoding MGVDPRQMVAGVLTVTMFVMLGNMIKNDHFDSLPVDSDTSIHTTSKQSLGNGPWIHDGESLKSCWTKPVVQEADQSQGFVTFSLTNGPEYHVSQIADAVIVARYLRATLVIPDIRGSKPGDKRNFDDIYDVEHFVRSLDGVVKVATTQPTEVSARNLAVVKVPNRVSEDYIAENIEPVFTSKGNIRLTTYFPSVNMKKMKEKSSIDSIACMAMCGTLELQPEVNEVVESMVERLRTLSTKSKGQFIAVDLRVDILGKKSCQGNSALKSKSCYGPEEIGVFLSKVGFNKDTTLYLTQSRWDSSLDALKDLFPKTYTKESIMPIDKKAKFLDSESTELEKVIDFYMCSESDVFVPAISGLFYANVAGKRIASGKTQILVPADIPGSSAALTDYISHYVTKKNHFTYSCFC